The sequence CGTTCGTCGGTGTCTTTAATCCGTTGCAGAAACGCCTCGGTCAGCTCCACGGAAGTCAGGGAGCCGTCCGCCATGCGTTGTTGCATGTCATGGATGGTCAGGTCTGTCAGTTGCATAGTCACTCCACATCGTGACCGTTGCCGGTCATCATTTGATCCATATTCTGCTTATTCAATAACCTTGGGCACGCCGAAGCAACCGTCATCCGGGTCCGGGGCATTGGCCAGCGCTTTTTCAGTTCCCAAAGACGGGGTGACCTCATCGGCACGGAACGCATTTTCCAGCGGAACCGCATGGGCCATGGGAATAATGTCGTCGGTGTCCAGCTCGTTGAGCTGTTCCACATAGCCGAGAATGGCATCCATTTCGCCGGTCAGGCG comes from Desulfuromonas acetoxidans DSM 684 and encodes:
- the gatC gene encoding Asp-tRNA(Asn)/Glu-tRNA(Gln) amidotransferase subunit GatC, with the translated sequence MKITRSEVENVARLARLALADDELDRLTGEMDAILGYVEQLNELDTDDIIPMAHAVPLENAFRADEVTPSLGTEKALANAPDPDDGCFGVPKVIE